The following are encoded together in the Bos mutus isolate GX-2022 chromosome 3, NWIPB_WYAK_1.1, whole genome shotgun sequence genome:
- the ERFE gene encoding erythroferrone isoform X1, which produces MAPSRCPARALLLAYASLLAAAVGLGSPEPGAPSESRAREETPPGNELPAGPAARPPEPPVERAHGLSDPRDAWMLFVRQSDKGINSKRGGRGKAKTLKLGLPGPPGPPGPQGPPGPITPPEVLLKEFQLLLKGAVRTRECAEPEPGPRVPAAVPAARPEDDEEAAAGGAGVLALLAAPLAPGPRAQRVEAAFHCRLRRDASVERRALHELGLYYVPDAEGAFRRGPGLNLTSGQYTAPVAGFYALAATLHRWPRRRGGGLCAPGTACVCSSAWSPGASTMPPWRPSWGWRAAVSSLPSRSTAFSICRPGSTPPSSWTMPVAPPSRCAAAPTSAPSSSVCERHARV; this is translated from the exons ATGGCCCCCTCCCGCTGCCCGGCGCGGGCCCTGTTGCTCGCCTACGCCAGCCTGCTGGCCGCCGCCGTGGGCCTGGGCTCCCCGGAGCCCGGTGCGCCCTCGGAGAGCCGCGCCCGTGAGGAGACGCCGCCCGGGAACGAACTGCCCGCGGGACCGGCCGCCCGCCCGCCG GAGCCCCCTGTGGAGCGGGCGCACGGCCTCAGCGACCCCCGGGACGCCTGGATGCTCTTCGTCAGGCAGAGTGACAAGGGCATCAACAGCAAGAGGGGCGGCAGGGGCAAGGCCAAGACGCTGAAG CTTGGTCTACCAGGACCCCCGGGGCCTCCTGGCCCCCAGGGTCCCCCAGGCCCCATCACCCCACCTGAGGTCCTACTGAAGGAGTTCCAGCTGCTGCTGAAAG GCGCGGTGCGCACGCGGGAGTGCGCGGAGCCCGAGCCCGGCCCGCGCGTTCCCGCCGCGGTGCCGGCCGCGCGCCCGGAGGACGacgaggaggcggcggcggggggCGCGGGCGTGCTGGCGCTGCTGGCAGCGCCCCTGGCCCCCGGCCCGCGGGCGCAGCGCGTCGAGGCCGCCTTCCACTGCCGCCTGCGCCGGGACGCGTCGGTGGAGCGGCGCGCGCTGCACGAGCTCGGCCTCTACTACGTG CCCGACGCCGAGGGCGCCTTCCGCCGCGGCCCAGGCCTGAACCTGACCAGCGGCCAGTACACGGCGCCCGTCGCCGGCTTCTACGCGCTCGCCGCCACGCTGCAC CGCTGGCCGAGGCGCCGAGGCGGGGGCCTCTGCGCCCCCGGGACCGCCTGCGTCTGCTCATCTGCCTGGAGTCCCGGTGCCAGCACCATGC CTCCCTGGAGGCCGTCGTGGGGCTGGAGGGCAGCAGTGAGCTCTTTACCATCTCGGTCAACGGCGTTCTCTATCTGCAG GCCGGGCAGTACACCTCCGTCTTCTTGGACAATGCCAGTGGCTCCGCCCTCACGGTGCGCAGCGGCTCCCACTTCAGCGCCGTCCTCCTCGGTGTGTGAGCGCCATGCCCGAGTGTGA
- the ERFE gene encoding erythroferrone isoform X2, which yields MAPSRCPARALLLAYASLLAAAVGLGSPEPGAPSESRAREETPPGNELPAGPAARPPEPPVERAHGLSDPRDAWMLFVRQSDKGINSKRGGRGKAKTLKLGLPGPPGPPGPQGPPGPITPPEVLLKEFQLLLKGAVRTRECAEPEPGPRVPAAVPAARPEDDEEAAAGGAGVLALLAAPLAPGPRAQRVEAAFHCRLRRDASVERRALHELGLYYVPDAEGAFRRGPGLNLTSGQYTAPVAGFYALAATLHVALAEAPRRGPLRPRDRLRLLICLESRCQHHASLEAVVGLEGSSELFTISVNGVLYLQAGQYTSVFLDNASGSALTVRSGSHFSAVLLGV from the exons ATGGCCCCCTCCCGCTGCCCGGCGCGGGCCCTGTTGCTCGCCTACGCCAGCCTGCTGGCCGCCGCCGTGGGCCTGGGCTCCCCGGAGCCCGGTGCGCCCTCGGAGAGCCGCGCCCGTGAGGAGACGCCGCCCGGGAACGAACTGCCCGCGGGACCGGCCGCCCGCCCGCCG GAGCCCCCTGTGGAGCGGGCGCACGGCCTCAGCGACCCCCGGGACGCCTGGATGCTCTTCGTCAGGCAGAGTGACAAGGGCATCAACAGCAAGAGGGGCGGCAGGGGCAAGGCCAAGACGCTGAAG CTTGGTCTACCAGGACCCCCGGGGCCTCCTGGCCCCCAGGGTCCCCCAGGCCCCATCACCCCACCTGAGGTCCTACTGAAGGAGTTCCAGCTGCTGCTGAAAG GCGCGGTGCGCACGCGGGAGTGCGCGGAGCCCGAGCCCGGCCCGCGCGTTCCCGCCGCGGTGCCGGCCGCGCGCCCGGAGGACGacgaggaggcggcggcggggggCGCGGGCGTGCTGGCGCTGCTGGCAGCGCCCCTGGCCCCCGGCCCGCGGGCGCAGCGCGTCGAGGCCGCCTTCCACTGCCGCCTGCGCCGGGACGCGTCGGTGGAGCGGCGCGCGCTGCACGAGCTCGGCCTCTACTACGTG CCCGACGCCGAGGGCGCCTTCCGCCGCGGCCCAGGCCTGAACCTGACCAGCGGCCAGTACACGGCGCCCGTCGCCGGCTTCTACGCGCTCGCCGCCACGCTGCACGTGG CGCTGGCCGAGGCGCCGAGGCGGGGGCCTCTGCGCCCCCGGGACCGCCTGCGTCTGCTCATCTGCCTGGAGTCCCGGTGCCAGCACCATGC CTCCCTGGAGGCCGTCGTGGGGCTGGAGGGCAGCAGTGAGCTCTTTACCATCTCGGTCAACGGCGTTCTCTATCTGCAG GCCGGGCAGTACACCTCCGTCTTCTTGGACAATGCCAGTGGCTCCGCCCTCACGGTGCGCAGCGGCTCCCACTTCAGCGCCGTCCTCCTCGGTGTGTGA